The stretch of DNA CCATCTGGGCCTTGGCATGTAGGATAAGAGAATCTATGGTTTCCTATTAATGCTGCTCCAATCCTCTTAATGAAGATATTGGGCTGGCTTGGGCACATTTATAGCTCAGGTCATTCTTTCCTCTGACACAGATAATGGCTGGGTTCAGAACAATTGGTCTGGCGTGCAGAAaagctggtggctgctggggaaaggaaagggctCTGAGTGTGCCAGAGGAGGGGCTGAGCCGTGGCTCGGAGTGCGCCGGACAAGGAGCGagcccagggaagagctgcacTTTGTGTCTGTCACCAAAGCCAGAAATGAGCTCCAGGGGGAAGGGGTAAGCAGGAGAATTTCCATGGACACAAAGGATAAAGAGAATATGCtctaaaaatatggaaataaacaattcctgctcttcTTAGCTTAAAGCTTTAAGAAGGAGATGTGGCAATAAGAGGAATAAGTGTGTATCTAGGTGCCTTCACTAATTGTCTCACAGCCTACAGAAGGCATTCCATTAATTTAATCCATCAGCAGGTTTTTCTGTggaatgtttgttttctcaggATTCCCTCTCTGTAGCTGTTGTTTTTCCTATGCCCCCTCTCACTgaagccctgagcagcccccCCAGGCAGGTAATACAAGCCAGCATTGCAAAGATTAATGTTCCTTCCCCCAtaatcccttttttccccctagaaAACTCTTCAGGACAGAGAATGGGGCTGTGTGTTGTGTGTACAGGGAACCTCTGCTCCCAAATTCTTTGACAGGGAGGTATTAATGTGTAGAAAGAGCCTGAGCCCCTGGAGTTTGCTTCTAAATAGGGCACAGCTCAGAACATCTGAAGGTCTCTGGGGCTCATGGGTGGGAATCTCCTAATGATCTTTAGTTATTTTTATCCGTGCCCAGTGCTCAGTGCTCTGGGGCAGAGGAGCCACTCTGAGATCTCCTGGGGAGCACAcggagctgccaggagctgggcaggggaggaggaacagaaaataaagcacaaaaaagGGAAGGTGACATAGCAAGACACAGCATTGACATCAGAGAAAGGCACGAGACAGCgagaagaaaaagagcaaaggaCTTTGGCagggtttttcttcttttccttctgtttttatcCTGCTTTGTGGAGGAAAATGGGACAGCAGTTCACCAATGCTGAAGGGGAGCAAGGAGAGATTGAtgttgcagagctgcaggaatggTATAAGAAATTTGTGGTGGAATGTCCCAGTGGGACCCTCTTCATGCACGAGTTCAAGCGGTTCTTTGGGGTCCAGGACAACCAGGAAGCAGCAGAGTATGTGGAGAACATGTTCAGGGCTTTTGACAAGAACGGGGTAAGTGCTGAGAAGGTTTtacagttatttatttatatattattatatatataacgAGGGAGCAGCgagggcaggagaaggagcacaGGCTGGCCTGGATTTATCTCCTCAAATCTCCTCCTAAATTAAGGTCAGAATGTTCCCTTAAGGGACTAAGGGTGGATTAAAAAGTTGAAACTTAGGCAGTCACACTTTGAGACCCTCAAATAGCCAAGGCTCCCAcatggcaaaaatatttctctgttgAGGTAGAGGGGAAATTACAGTGCAGGAAAATCCTACTCAGGCTCCTTGTGTGCTGGAGGAAGTGTCAGTATCAGGTAGGAGCGGGTGGtttgtaataaaatattgattttagcTTTGCTTTCCAAAGGCAGAGGATGCTGAACAATTCAGACACTCTGGTTTTGATTCCCTTTGCCATATTTGTCATGAGACACCTGGGGAAAGTGGGTTTTGTGGTTTAGCCACAgttcctgcatccctgcactgctgcatgGGATGCTTTGGGTCTCAGCTGCCTTGGCTGAGCAGCTCTTGCCAAGTGCTCAATTATTCTTTTCCTGAAGCTCCTGATCCTATTCCAGCTGTGGGGATGTTTGTTCCTTGTATCAATACAGGAAAAGGGGCCTCAAGTTGTTCATCTCTGATCAACTCCTCTCCCTTAAGCTCCCTTTGAAAATAGGGTCCAAATCTCATTGAAGTGGCAGCAGAAGTCAGTTTGTGGGAAAGGATTTAAAAAGGCTGTGGAAGATGTCGGCAGGCCAGGCTTGTCTCAGAATTCCAAGTTGTGAAAAACCAAATTCCTACAAAAAATGAAAGGCTCAGGTCCCAAATTCCCTTATGAAAGCTGTGGGGAAAAGGTAGCAGAGCAAACTGTGCATAGAAGACGAAGTCCCATTCCCAATTCACAGGAGTTTTCCTAACAGGACAGAGACTGTTTTTAGCAGGGgaggagcccagcctggctgcacagggtgtggctgtgcctgctgctggccctgagctgctgcaaacCTTCCCTGGAGTGCCAGGCAAACCCCTGCCCCGTGCCCTGTCCTTGTGGCAGTTTTAACCCAGCTTTTCTGGAAGCTGTAAAGCACTTTTCCATCCACTTTCTACCCAGCCAAGGgtcaccagctgctgcttctctgttgCCACAGGATAACACCATTGATTTTCTGGAATACGTAGCTGCCTTGAATCTCGTTTTACGGGGAAAACTGGAGCACAAGCTGAGGTGGACGTTCAAAGTGTATGACAAGGATGGGAACGGCTGCATAGATAaacctgagctgctggaaatcGTTGAGGTAAGCGGGCATTGCCCAATCCCTTCTTTAGGCAATCCCTGCTCTTTGGCAATGTTCTGAGGTGCATGGGGCTCGTGATAATCAGGTTTCAAGGatgctgtggggctgagcaggCAGCCAGGCACAAGTACCTGTGCTCTTCCCTGAGAAGCACTGCTCATGCCCCGTGAGCACCTCAGGGaaggccaggagctgccctgtgggcagcagggaaggtgagcagccagtcacctgcagcagcaggtgtgAGAGCAGGGCAGCCTGTCTGGGCCACCTTCCATTACAGTTTTGAGGTCAGCCAAGAAGTGCCCACAACTGCGAGGCCACTGCTAATCCTCTCTCTGGGAAGACTTTAGACAAAACCCTTCAACCTAAGCAGCAAAGGTAACCAGGGACAGCTGGTGCCACGGGAGGAGTAGATAAAGCCTGGCCCTTTCCTGTGGCAGAGGGGAGCAGAAACTGTGGGTCAAAATATGAGCTGAGACAGGCTTGATGTGCAGCCTGGACACGGCTTCCCCAGGGAGAGGGCTGGCTCAGTCCAGATGTGCCTGCCTTTGGATGTCAGCAGAAAATCACACTCAAGGCCTGTGATTTGTCCCATCTGAAACTCTCCCTTTGTTCTTTGCAAAGGAGCCCTGAGGTCTGACCAGTGAGTGTAaggagagcaggagggcagcagctTCACAGAGCAAATGAGGTAATTAATGTGCAGGCATGAGGCCAGAGGTTCCATTCCAGATCTGAGGCTGCTCAGGGGCAGATCTTTCCAGAAAGGTTAAACCCCCAGCCTTTGAAAAAGACCTTCACAGCGATGGATGACAGCAGAGTTCACTGCTTTTCATCTTCCAGTCCTTTCCCTAATCTGTGAGCTCCTTTCAGTCTATCTACAGGCTGAAGAAGGTGTGCTGGTCGGACGTGGAGGACAGGACCCCGCTGCTGACACCGGAGGAGGTGGTGGACAGGATATTTCAGCTGGTGGATGAGAACGGGGATGGTGAGTGATGGGTGGCACGGGCTGCATTCCTGCCTGGTGAGAGCTGCCcggagctgggctggctgcctTTGATCCTGGCTGGCCAGAGATCACTTGGCTCTCTTGTGTTTCTCACAGTGGACAGCTGGGCTTggttctgctctgctccccagagccAAAAGAGTCTTGGTGGGGCAGGGAGAAATCTTTTTCGTTGTTATTCTGATGTAAATCACCGAGGAGTCGCTGCCGGGGCGGTCAGTTGTGGTGCCACCCTGAcggccccagcagcagagggcagGTCCCggtgccagcacagggctgggtgaAGACACTGGCTCCAGTCAGACTTGCAGGGACTTGCAGGACCTGGCTGGCACGGGTCCTGGAGGGGCCGGGGtgagcccctgcagcagccggAGCGTCCCGTGGGGTGGGGCCGCTGGGGACGCGCTGGGTCACAGCCCCTGCCTTGTCTTTCAGCTGCCTGGCCCGCAGAGCTGGGGGATCCCCTAAGATGGTCTGATTAGCATTTTATCTGACACTGAGGTGGaatgctgcctcctcctctcttATCTCCGGGGTTCTGAGTGCCCATCTGTGCCCTGCTCTCACCCACAGGGCAGCTGTCTCTTGACGAGTTCATTGATGGAGCCAGGAAGGACAAGTGGGTGATGAAGATGTTGCAAATGGATGTGAACCCCGGGGGATGGATCActgagcagaggagaaagagtgCTTTGTTCTGAGAGATTGGGGTCTGACACAGCTGAAATGGTGATGCTGAGTCCCGAGTGTGACCCTTCCTCTAGCCTGGTAGTgactttcctttttaattcGAACTCAGCATCCAGATGAAAACCGGAGTGGTTTAAGGAGTCATCTCTGATGTAAAACCCACGTGCTGAGCCCTGCTGGTACCCAGGGACTATTTCTGGCCCATGAATAAGTCTTGCTGTGTACACAATTCTGTGtttgccagctctgctttttgGTTACACCCCAAGGAGCAAACTTGTGTTgggttcctgcagcagagcctgagcagGTTTGGGGCTGGGCAGTGAGGGATGGAGCCGGCGGTGCTGTCTGCAGTGCAGGCTGGGGCAGGCACGGCTCCCTCGGGCACCCGCAGCACCAGCACGGGCAGCTGTGGGACGGGCAGGGGCTCTGCGTGTGTTTTGTGGCATTTACTGCTGCCCGTGGCAGATCCCTGCGGACCAACATGataaaaccaccaaaaatgAGAACTGGATCGCAGCAGTGGCCAGGACAGCACACAGAGCCGAGGGAAAACGCgtcagggctgggcaggaggagcagcagctccttcctccccttcctggGGACCAGAGACTGCTCCTTCTGCCTGCCCAGAGGCCTGAGGGGCTGAGAGATGCTGACTCCAAACGCTGACACTTCACAGCCCCACTCAGAGCACAGAACGGCCCAGGTGTGACTCAGGAATCTTCACTCTGGAACAGCTTTTCCTGCCCTGGGAAGAGTGGATGAGCCCGGGGAGCTCCGGGATTTTCACTGCACTGGGAAGAGTTTAGTGTGGGAGCAGAGGTGAGGGAAGAGCAGGGTTTTGCTTGGCAGTGCCTCTGCAATGAGAGGATTTGTGCTGCTCCACTGGCAGGGCCACAGAATCAGAAATCAtggatgggttgggttgggaggaaCCTTAAAACCCCTCGAtttccaagccccctgccctgggcagggatgccacaccagattgctcaaagccctgtccaaactggccttgaaaagtggaaaaagtgacaaaaattcCAGTACAGTGGTTTTACACTGGACTTAATTTCGCCCCAGCCTACAGATACAGCATTTACACAAGTtgcaggctgagctctgctgctctaaCCCGTGTTTCTGCAGAGGTATGTGGGAAAACAATTTGAATCAATATTTTGATTCACCTTTTTTGGATTTACCGGTTCATTCgaaagaagaaaaacccccAGGAAAATACCATGAGCTTGCCtgttccattttaattttcctatggGATCAGTGGGCCAGGTCATACCAATGAAAAGATTTACAACCCCTCTTTTGTGGCCTTTAATTAGGACTGTAGTAGCTGTCATTAGCTGATTAGTTTGCTGGTTTGTGGTCTTGTCAGTTTACCCAGTGTTTAAATTCCATGGGGAAGTGCTCAGGATTACACACAATCAGTGCTAGAGTTCAGATCGTGCACATTTCCACTTTGAAATAGCCTTTCTATGAGTTCTCTGTAAATACTGAGCAGTTTGTGGTGTGCTGACTTATCAGAGCTGATTAGACTtgtgctttctgctgctctgaggcaGCTGCTCAAAGCTCTCTCTGGTCAATAGTTTATCAGCTCaagatctgaaagaaaaatctgagttCTGACTTGAGAGCCTGGATGAAAACATTCACTTTTATTGATTTTCCAGCttgtgaaaaaatgttttcattggaGGATACAAATCTCTAAGAATTCCTTACATTTCAGCATCTCAGCCGAGGTAACGCAGCCTGCTCCCTGCACGGATTTAGAGAGGCTGTTTAGTTCATAGAGCTGCATTTTGCTGGTTCACTGAAATGCTGCAGACTCTCCAGCTGTGCTCACCTGGtcagcccaggctctgcaggggctgccGGGGGACGCCCAGGCCAGCAGCCCTCCCCTGGCGAGCACTTGTACAGATGTTGGTGGAAGTTTTGTAAAACACGACttgaataaagaaatatttattaaaacccTTTGTTTCCTAGAATCTGTTTGTTAATTAGGTGAAGAGCTGTGTAAGCACCTGACTGAAACTGTAGCCTGTGAGTGTGATATATTGAATTTAGGGGAGGAGCTGGTGGAACAGCTGGGTAAGACAGAGGTAAGGCAGAGATGACGATGCTGTTGCAGAGGCAGAGTAGGGAAGGAGCCTCTTCTGTTCAACTTTTGTGTGATGACAGCAAAAACCTGAGAGGataattcaaaaaaaaaaaaaaaaaaaagtttctcaaTGGAACTGGAAGCAGGTGCTTCAAAGGAAGGGAGCTGACTGCTGCAATCAGTGCCCCCAGGGTAGCCCTGCCAGGActgagcaggacaggagctggatGGTTCCGGGTCCTGTGCCCTGGGAGGTGTGGGAtggaggggcaggggctgcgTTTGTGTCAGAGCTGGCAGAAGCCGTGGAAAATTGTTCCTCTTATCAATTGTGTAATCTTTGGTCAAGAAATCGCAAGGTGCTTTGGCCGGGGTGCTATTTTAAAGCCCGGGCTATAAAGGCCCTGatctcctccccagctccactcAGCGCTCACACCCGGCTGTTGATGTCAGGCATTTGCATAATCCGTTTTCCAGACTTAGGGCCCAGCTCCAATTGGATTTGACTGATCGGATTTCTTTCTGCTCTAAACTGGGAAGGAGGATAGCTTGGAAAAGGCAAATGCCACTTGACTTTTCTGGGCTACCATCTGCTCCGTGTTCGGCGCCCTGCAGTCGGGCAATAATCAGGTTGGAAAGCTGGAGCTGAGGCTCTTGTtgaagggaagagggaacaGGAGCCAAGGAGACATCTCATCCTAAAATACTCCGGGAGATGCATCCCTGGGGAAAGCgctgagcagcagggatgggaggctgaggaggagagaggaTCCCTGCCcgcagctctgtgctcagccctgctccgAGCTGAGCTTTGGGCAGGGGCGGCTCCGCCGGGGCTCGGGGCTGCCCGGGCTTTGTGTCCAGGTCATTCCCGAGGCACCTGTGGGCAGGTTCCCCTCGAAAACGTCCTGTGGAAAGCCAGAGTGACCTCCTCAGCCCCGAGCTGGTCACTGCAGGCGCTGCCTGTGGTCTCTGTGGTTTTCTTACAGCacctgtgctcagctgtgccatggcaaaattcctttcctttccttcctccctttccttcttttgctccctttcctcctttattttcccccctttctttccttcctgccttcctgcctgccctcttctctcttctctcttctctcttctctcttctccttctttccttgctgtccttccttttcctttccttccttcttccctttctcttctttcttttcttcaaagtgCACCTCAGGAGCGTAGAAAGTGTCTCAAGTGCTTCACCCTTAAAGATCCTGCACTCGAGGATGTTCCGGGAGCCGAGCAGCCGAAACCTGGGAAAGGGGCGTGGGGAGAGTCGGGCTTTAGAGAGAGAACGGATTTAGAGAGAGGATGGCTTTAGTGGCCTTTCCTCGCCTCTCGCATCGCGCTCCAGGTGTGTTCACAGGGCTGGTTTGGGGGATTCCCTCgggtttggggtcccggggctgttttgggggattCCCTCgggtttggggtcccggggctgttttgggggattCCCTCGGGTTTGGGGTCCCGGGTTATTTTGGGGGATTCCCTCGGGTTTGGGGTCTCGGGGTGTTTTGGGGCATTCCCTCGGGTTTGGGGTCTCGGGGTATTTTGGGGCATTCCCTCGGGTTTGGGGTCTCGAGGTGTTTTGGGGGATTCTCTCGGGTTTGGGGTCTCGGGGTATTTTGGGGCATTCCCTcgggttttggggtcccggcGCCGATCCCGGCGCGTTCCCGCTGCTCCCGGCGCGGCCGGCAGAGGGCGCTGCGGGACGGGCGGACATGGCGGGAGCGCGGGGGGAGCGGAGGGGCCCCAAAAaccgggatggggacaggggtgggataatgggatgggataatgggatgggataataggatgggatggggacaggggtgggataatgggatgggataatgggatgggatgatgggatgggataacgGGATGGGATAacggggtggggacagggatggggacagggatgggtcAGGGACAGCCCTTTTAGAACAACTTTGCCTTTGTAACTAGAGATCTGACTGGTCAAAGCTGCTTCTTGCTGCCCCTTGGGTGCAGAGGGGAGGCCGGGGGAAGCTCGGGCAGGGCTGACGGCGtctgtgcccagggagggtgCTCACAAAGCCCACGCTGAGCTCAGCTCCCTCCCCGTGCTGGTGCAGAGCCAAAGGGCTCTGAGTTTTGTGCTGGTCATCTGTGGGGGAGTTGGTTTTGCTGTAAGCCAGAGAGTTACACTGTGAGTAAACAGCTCAGCCCACCTCTAATGAGGGGTTGCAGCTGCTCCCTCTTGCAGTGCTGTGAGTGGACAAGTTGGCCAACAAGGGCTCCTGTCCAGGGTGCTGTGGTTTGTGAGCCCGAGAACaaccccagagcagctgtttcTGTACTTGTGAGAGCCACTAAATCTGTCCTGCTGGAAACAGAAGGGTTGATTGCAAGAGAGAAGAAGCGTGACCTGAAATAATATTGTAAAACATCTTTATTAGCACACCGTAGGACTGGAAGTACAAAAGCTTCCAGGTAGAACTCTGTCCAGTCAAAAAGACACACAGGAGAAATGGTCAGGAAGCTGCTTATGAATTGCAAACACCCAGTGCTAAATAACAAAACTCTCAGCTGGGCAAGAAATCCTTCCTGGTGTCCTGCGCTGCCTCAACACACCGGGGAGTGCTCCCGGGGGTGAGGAGCTCCCTCAGCCCGGCTGCCGGggccctgtgccctgggctggcagcccTGCCCGGGGGCTGCACCAAGGGGTGCCTGGGCTGACCTCCCGGGCACTGCCCTGACCCCAGCCTGGGCCTGGCAGGAATCCTCGGGCACTGCGTGCTCTGAGCTGAGTCCCACCCTCTGTAGCAGCTCCCCCCTCCAGAACCCACACAGCCAAGGGGGTCAAAACCTCCTGGTGCTCCTTTGCCAGCTGGGAAAACATGAACAGTCCTACAGCTCCCTCTCAGGCTACTGCATTGCTGGTTCTGCTTATCTGGAAggacttccttccttccttccttccttccttccttccttccttccttccttccttccttccttccttccttccttccttccttccttctagATGCTTCAGGGAGAAGTGTTTCCTTACAGTCCAGGAGGTTGTTAAAAAAAGGCACCATTCAatgtttttaatgcttttaaacatAGAAAAGCCACTGCATTCACCCCTCCCCTTTTTCTAGCTCATGAATGTTTTATCTCACATCATCACTAATCACTGCTGATTAATAATAGCGAGTGAAGGAAGGAGTGACCAGAACTGTTGATTGCTTGCTCTGGAAATACAAATGGAAGGAGAAGGTTTAAGTCTGCTTTTCCAGGACCCCTCTCACCGGGGCCAAGCCATGGGCAGCCCCTGCTTGGACCCTGCTGGGGGGGTGTTGGCCACAGCCTcggtgggaattttggggattctCGACCTGCacaggctggtgctgctcccctgcccgGGGAGCACCGGCTGTCCCCTCTCTGCGGGTCCGTGTGGGAcgagcccagctctgcagccctccctgcagaggCCTCTCCTCTCGCTGCCCGGGCACAGGTCTGTCAGTGGGGAGCTGCGGCCCCACAGCCCCACGGCCCCATCCGAGCCGGCGGTGCCAGGGGAGGCCAGGGGAAAGCGTCCCGGGAGCTACGGGGCAGCCTGGGCGTCCTGCCCGCCCTCGTGAGGGTTCTTGCCGTCGTTCTGGATCAGGCGCACGATGTGGGTCAGGTCCAGGCTGCGGGTGAGGATGTCCAGCAGCATCTCGTCCTTCTGCACGCCCTCCATGAACTCCTCCAGGGACAGCTCGCCTGCAGGGCACGTCCACAGAGCTCTGTTAAACGCCGCAGCCCGGCTGCTCCCTGCGCCCCCAGGACTGGCACAGACCCTGAGACCGGGCTCTCAGCACCGTGCATGGtgccccagagcccagcacagacccaccctgcaggggctgtgggcagcgTCCCCTCGGGCAGCccagaggggatggggagctcaACCTCCACAGCGAGCCAccctctgccagctctccccATCCTGGTGTTTTGGGacatccagcagcaggaagtgcTCTGGCAGCCCGGAGTGCAGGGAAGGGACTGCCCGAGGGAGGGCCTCACCATCTCCATTTATGTCGATTTTGTTGAACACCATGTCTGTGAACTCCTCCGCCGTCATCTTCTCGTTGCAGCGGTTGATGGATCGAATGGCCTGGAGGGGACGAGGGGCACAGGCATTactgagagctctgcaggtgtgtgtgCCCGTCAGAACAAGTGGCCAAATGACCAGACAGGAAAGGCCAAATGCTTTTTCAGGGCTAAAACTTGTTTTCAGGCAGTTAGGCTTCGAAAGGAATGAGTCCTGTCTAAAAGGCTGGAGATTAAATCACCTAAAAAGGCAGTGGATGCTTTACAAGATTTAGTGGGCATGCTGGGATAAGCCAGAAGCCATTCACCTCTGAAAACCCTTAGATTAAGTTCAAGTGCTTATCTCAGCCCCAGTTTCAGTGCACAGGGTTAAGcaggctgccaggagaggaCAAGGGGTGCTGGGTGCCCGGGGCTGTGggaggcagctccagccagggaggcacagcagcaggcttGGGCAGTGGCTGCTAAGTGACCATGGAATTCCTGGGCTGGAAGCTCCCGCTGCAgcctctctgtctccctgcaccCCCTCTGTGGCAGGAGTGGAAGAGCTGGCCCCACTCACTTTGATGAtgttcagcagctcagcccGGTCGATGCAGCCGTTCCCATCCACGTCGTAGAGCTTGAAATACCACCTCAGCTTCTGATCCACCTTCCCCTTCAGCACCAGGCTCAGAGCTGCCACATATTCCATGAAATCTATGTAGCCATCCTAAAAGCAGAAGGTTAGAAGCTGAGGTGAGATTAAAAGCAGAGTCAGGCAGTAAGGGATTGCCTTGGTCACTTCTGAAGTTCCCCCTGGAGCTGGTCCCTCCACCCTGAGACCAGAGGCTTGTGGAGCACAGTGGTGAAAGCCAAGGTTCCTCCTGAATCTGTGCAGAAATGTTGTGGAATGATAgaattataaaatcataaaggctgggaaaggcctccaagaccatcaagtccagccttGGACCGTTCGATGTTGGGAAGGCAGGGACTGGGTGGGTGGATCTGGCTTGGGGACTGGGAGCTGGCCTGTGCTCAGGGAATTAACACGCCAGGCATTAATTACCAGCCCAAAGCAGCGGGAATTCAGAGGTCAGAGAGGCTTATGCAGATGAACCCTGATAAATCACCCAAGCTCATCCTGCCTGCACACACCCGCagctcccttctcctgccaggGGTCTCATTTCCAGGAGAGGAGTACGTTCAGAAGTGACCCCAGCACGCTGCTGCCATCTCGGGCTGGGAAGGTGTttctctgtgcctgtgccatTTCTGCTCCCGCTCCACGTCTGGAGCACAAACACTTTTATCTGTGCCTTTCCTCGCGGGTGTTTGCCCACCCCAGCTCGTGCCGCGGTGTTTGAGTGTCCGGCTGGGCCCAGGACGGCGGCACCGCTGCAAAGCTGCTGGCATGAGCTCACAGCCACCAAAGTGCCCCCAGACACTGCCCGTGACGCTCACAGCTTCCAGGAGGTTGTTGGAATGCCTCCTGCCCACCGCGGAGCGTTCCCGGGCTGTCTGAGGGAAATGGCTCTTGCTGTGCCCGTGTGGACGTGGCACCGGGGGCACGGTGCGTGCTGAACCcggcagagctgggccagcagCTGGGTCCAGTGGTCCTGGGGGccctttccagcctcagtgattccACGATTCCCACCACAGACCTCGGGCAGAGCGTAAGCCAGGGTTTGTCAATGAACAAAGGCACTGCCCGCGGGCCAGGGCCTTCCAGAGGGGATCATCTGCTTTAtcccactgctgcaggagccagatTAGGTACAAATAACTGCTAAGCCCCGTTCCCAGCAGGATTTCCTGGGCATCAATTCCCTTTTCAGGCATGCATTCAAACACGGGCAGTGAGCAAGGGAAAGGCCAAGGCACAAACCAAACACCTGAAGGATTTAGGGCCCGATTTGCATTTTTGTCAATGGGATTAATGCCACTAAGCCCTTTGGGTTGCCATAAAATAGATTCCTCATCTCACAGGAGGTGCAATTTGAGGTCATTTGCAAGTAGAGGAGGATGCAGTTTCCTGTTGGAGACACAGCATCCATCttcttcccaaatccctgctgcaggactgcattcccaaatccctgctctgggactgcattcccaaatccctgctgcaaGACTGCGTTCcaaatccctgctgcaggactgcattcccaaatctctgctctgggactcTGGggtccagcacagccacagcctgggctgcaaaGTCTCTCCACAGGGAGCCCGAGCTCCCTATCCCATGGCATAAAATCAATCCCAGTGCAATCCATTTACAGTTTCAAACAACACAAACAGCCCCAGTCCGTGCTGGGGACTCACTGTCCCTGCATGAATGCAGCCCTTGTCCTCACAGTGGCTGTCACAACATCCAGCCTTTCAGGATTAAAGGGCACTTCATTTTAAAGGGATCAAAGACTGCCAGATAAAAACCcactgttttaaaaggaaaatatcagtTCTGGGAGAAGCCTCTGTGTCCTtgcagggcaggcagtgggTGAGGAGTTTTTTTGCTGGCATTTTTCACGTTCCAGAACTGATTCTAGATTTTATGAGGCCGCAGTGAATCAGGCTGCACTTACCCAGAGCAGTTTCCCTctcccaccctgccagccccagcacacgggatcccagagcagagcacgGCCCCTCCCTGCACGCCCGAGTGGGAAGGACAATATTTACCTTATTAAAGTCAAACGTCTCAAACATTTGCTCAACGTATTTGTTCGCTGCCGGACTCAGGTTTTTCAAGCCAAAAAACTGTTTGAACTCGTAGAGGGTGAGCTGGCCAGAAGGACACTCTGTCATGAACTTCTTGTACCACTGGTGGCACTCGGTGGTGCTCAGCTCCTCCACGGTTTTCCCGTCCATGTTCCCCATCTCCACACCACGTGCTGGTCCCTTTGCAGCCAAAAACGGAGGCTTTGTGAAATTTAGGGGAACAGAAATCTCACAGTTCTGCCTTCAAAGCCCAGACgtccccagcagtgcagggtcAGGGCATCA from Vidua chalybeata isolate OUT-0048 chromosome 24, bVidCha1 merged haplotype, whole genome shotgun sequence encodes:
- the GUCA1B gene encoding guanylyl cyclase-activating protein 2 codes for the protein MGQQFTNAEGEQGEIDVAELQEWYKKFVVECPSGTLFMHEFKRFFGVQDNQEAAEYVENMFRAFDKNGDNTIDFLEYVAALNLVLRGKLEHKLRWTFKVYDKDGNGCIDKPELLEIVESIYRLKKVCWSDVEDRTPLLTPEEVVDRIFQLVDENGDGQLSLDEFIDGARKDKWVMKMLQMDVNPGGWITEQRRKSALF
- the GUCA1A gene encoding guanylyl cyclase-activating protein 1 codes for the protein MGNMDGKTVEELSTTECHQWYKKFMTECPSGQLTLYEFKQFFGLKNLSPAANKYVEQMFETFDFNKDGYIDFMEYVAALSLVLKGKVDQKLRWYFKLYDVDGNGCIDRAELLNIIKAIRSINRCNEKMTAEEFTDMVFNKIDINGDGELSLEEFMEGVQKDEMLLDILTRSLDLTHIVRLIQNDGKNPHEGGQDAQAAP